In Spiroplasma chinense, a single window of DNA contains:
- a CDS encoding glucose-6-phosphate isomerase yields MININLLNSKIEKSVESFDKKRVQEVHDMIENKTGLGNDFLGWVNWPKDYDKNEFQEMKSVAKKLRSNIEVLLVIGIGGSYLGARAADEMIRGLYHNDKVELIYIGNTISSTYTKQVLDYIDGKEFGIVNVSKSGTTTEPGIAFRVFEQKLVDQKGKEIARERIVAVTDKAKGALKKLATDEGYATFTIPDDIGGRFSVFTPVGIFPLLVAGVDVDAIFAGAFKAMEELKDVNNQAYKYAIARYIFNVESNYKAETLVSYELQMQLFLEWWKQLFGESEGKDGKGLFPTSCVFSTDLHSLGQFIQEGTKNVLFETIIDVKKPTQDLGVPENEGNLDGLNYLSSKTFHEINSTALVGVVDAHANKGDVPNIILEFEKMDAEMFGYAAYWFMKACAMSGYLLEVNPFNQPGVEVYKENMFKLLKKPGY; encoded by the coding sequence ATGATAAATATAAATCTCTTAAATTCAAAAATTGAAAAAAGCGTAGAGAGCTTTGATAAAAAAAGAGTGCAAGAAGTGCACGATATGATTGAAAATAAGACAGGATTAGGAAATGATTTTTTAGGTTGAGTAAATTGACCGAAAGATTATGATAAAAACGAATTTCAAGAAATGAAATCAGTTGCTAAAAAATTAAGAAGTAATATTGAAGTGCTTCTAGTTATTGGAATCGGTGGAAGTTATTTAGGTGCGAGAGCAGCTGATGAAATGATCCGAGGTCTTTATCACAATGATAAAGTAGAGTTAATCTATATTGGTAATACAATAAGTTCAACTTATACTAAACAAGTTCTAGATTATATTGATGGAAAAGAATTTGGTATTGTTAATGTTTCAAAATCTGGAACAACAACAGAACCAGGTATTGCTTTCCGAGTATTTGAACAAAAACTAGTTGATCAAAAAGGTAAAGAAATAGCTAGAGAAAGAATTGTTGCAGTGACAGATAAAGCAAAAGGTGCTTTAAAGAAACTTGCAACAGATGAAGGTTATGCTACATTTACTATTCCAGATGATATTGGTGGTAGATTTAGTGTATTCACACCCGTTGGTATATTTCCTCTATTAGTAGCTGGTGTTGATGTTGATGCAATTTTTGCAGGAGCTTTTAAAGCTATGGAAGAATTGAAAGATGTTAATAATCAAGCCTATAAATATGCTATTGCAAGATACATATTTAATGTTGAAAGTAATTATAAAGCAGAAACTTTGGTTTCTTATGAATTACAAATGCAATTGTTTTTAGAATGATGAAAACAATTATTTGGTGAATCAGAAGGAAAAGACGGAAAAGGTCTTTTCCCAACAAGTTGTGTTTTTTCAACCGACTTGCATTCACTAGGGCAATTTATTCAAGAAGGTACAAAAAATGTTCTTTTTGAAACAATTATTGATGTTAAAAAACCAACTCAAGATTTAGGAGTTCCAGAAAACGAAGGAAATTTGGATGGACTTAATTATTTGAGTTCTAAAACTTTCCACGAAATAAACTCAACAGCATTAGTTGGGGTAGTTGATGCGCATGCAAACAAAGGAGATGTTCCAAATATCATTTTAGAGTTTGAAAAAATGGACGCTGAAATGTTTGGTTATGCTGCATATTGATTTATGAAAGCTTGTGCTATGAGTGGATATTTACTAGAAGTTAATCCGTTCAATCAACCGGGAGTTGAAGTTTACAAAGAAAATATGTTTAAACTTCTTAAAAAACCTGGTTACTAG
- a CDS encoding S1 RNA-binding domain-containing protein: protein MIEKGQKVIAKVTSVVAYGAFCEVVDGDKVIKGLIHISEFSDYFVNDISKYVSSGDEVEVEVIDFDNDKNQIKLSYKKLRPELLKENDSSIKPTGDGFGKLKDIVDNE from the coding sequence ATGATCGAAAAAGGACAAAAAGTTATAGCAAAAGTTACGAGTGTAGTAGCTTATGGAGCTTTTTGTGAAGTTGTTGATGGAGATAAGGTTATTAAAGGATTAATCCATATTTCCGAGTTTTCAGATTATTTTGTAAACGACATTTCAAAATATGTTTCATCAGGTGATGAAGTTGAAGTTGAAGTAATTGATTTTGATAACGACAAGAATCAAATCAAGTTGAGTTACAAAAAACTAAGACCAGAATTATTAAAAGAAAATGATTCTTCAATCAAACCGACAGGTGATGGTTTTGGTAAATTAAAAGATATAGTTGACAATGAGTAA
- a CDS encoding SufB/SufD family protein, whose product MFDLSNEANFIDLTSNFKNEINFSQSDRKILVFKDVDGGIKLDIEKNVELNLTIIFLPSEKKETKKFMLDFNLAERANLNLFLANLTYTNSDEKVEINLNEPGSKVEYYGATIAHKESKKSSIIKVSHLARETASNIKTYEVLKDTSNGFIRCISDIRKGSSSSEAHQELRLLVLDKNAKADSDPVLLIDENDIVASHANAIGMLDPEQIFYLQSRGLKKEQAQELIVNGYFEPVFLNLNDAKLEEELKKILKGMI is encoded by the coding sequence ATGTTTGATTTAAGCAATGAAGCAAATTTTATTGATTTAACTTCAAATTTTAAAAACGAAATCAATTTTTCGCAAAGTGATAGAAAAATTCTGGTTTTTAAAGATGTTGACGGTGGCATAAAACTTGATATTGAAAAAAACGTAGAATTAAATTTAACAATTATATTTCTTCCTTCAGAAAAAAAAGAAACAAAAAAATTTATGTTGGATTTTAATTTAGCAGAAAGAGCTAATTTAAATTTATTTTTGGCTAATTTAACATATACAAATAGTGATGAAAAAGTGGAAATTAATTTAAATGAGCCAGGTTCTAAGGTTGAATATTATGGGGCAACTATTGCGCATAAAGAGAGTAAAAAAAGTTCAATTATTAAAGTTAGTCATTTAGCAAGAGAAACTGCTTCAAATATTAAGACTTATGAAGTTTTGAAAGATACTTCAAATGGTTTTATTAGATGTATCAGTGATATTAGAAAAGGGTCAAGTTCTAGTGAAGCTCACCAAGAATTAAGATTATTAGTATTGGATAAAAATGCTAAAGCAGATTCAGACCCTGTATTGTTAATTGATGAAAATGATATTGTGGCAAGTCACGCCAATGCAATTGGTATGCTTGACCCTGAACAAATTTTTTACCTTCAATCAAGAGGGTTAAAAAAAGAACAAGCACAAGAGTTAATCGTAAATGGTTACTTTGAGCCTGTATTCTTAAATTTAAATGATGCTAAGTTAGAAGAAGAATTAAAAAAGATTTTAAAAGGAATGATTTAA
- a CDS encoding iron-sulfur cluster assembly scaffold protein, with protein MIDKQDKIQLRQIIMEHYTKPDNKGIDEGKENSFIKYQDSPTCADEINVQLILKDGQVLEANFDGLTCAISGAAIDILCDQMKDKSKQEALDILNNYHKMIIGEKYDEKMLDELIAFWEIGKQGNRINCALLGADGLRHILENEAK; from the coding sequence ATGATTGATAAACAAGATAAAATACAGTTAAGACAAATTATCATGGAACACTATACAAAACCAGATAATAAAGGTATTGATGAAGGTAAAGAAAATAGTTTTATAAAATATCAAGATTCTCCAACTTGTGCTGATGAAATTAATGTTCAATTAATTTTAAAAGATGGACAAGTATTAGAAGCAAATTTTGATGGACTTACTTGCGCAATTTCTGGAGCTGCAATAGATATCTTGTGTGATCAAATGAAAGATAAATCAAAACAAGAGGCTTTAGATATTTTAAACAATTATCATAAAATGATAATTGGAGAAAAGTATGATGAAAAAATGCTAGATGAGTTAATTGCTTTTTGAGAAATAGGCAAACAAGGAAATAGAATCAATTGTGCTTTATTAGGTGCTGATGGTTTAAGACATATTTTAGAAAATGAGGCTAAATAA
- a CDS encoding TrmH family RNA methyltransferase — MQNNMDKITSVKNQLILDACELKQKKQQFEKQQYLVEGLNIVLDAIKNDAVELVLTTQKYLNNFESVKVVEISENVADKLSDLKNSQHVFAICKILKTEFFEDNVLVLDNIQDPGNLGTLIRSAKAFGFKNIYCSKETVSLYNPKVLRAIQGNHFEMNIIYGDLIELISDLKEKGYFVVGTFLRDESQIKDIGELKNKKVALVLGNEGQGIGQEVIKQCDKNYILNTTKDVESLNVAIAGSIIMHNIFN, encoded by the coding sequence ATGCAGAATAATATGGACAAAATTACATCAGTAAAGAATCAATTAATTTTAGATGCTTGTGAGTTGAAACAAAAAAAACAACAATTTGAAAAACAACAATATTTAGTCGAAGGACTAAATATTGTTTTAGATGCTATAAAAAATGATGCAGTAGAATTAGTTTTAACTACTCAAAAATATTTAAATAATTTTGAAAGTGTTAAAGTTGTTGAAATTTCTGAGAATGTAGCAGACAAGTTAAGTGATTTAAAAAATTCACAACATGTTTTTGCAATTTGTAAAATATTAAAGACTGAATTTTTTGAAGATAATGTTTTGGTATTAGACAATATTCAAGATCCTGGAAACTTAGGAACTTTAATAAGAAGTGCTAAAGCTTTTGGTTTTAAAAATATTTACTGTTCAAAAGAAACTGTATCTTTATATAATCCAAAGGTTTTGAGAGCAATTCAAGGAAACCATTTTGAAATGAACATAATTTATGGAGACTTAATTGAATTGATAAGTGACTTAAAAGAGAAAGGTTACTTTGTTGTAGGAACTTTTTTAAGAGATGAAAGTCAAATTAAAGATATTGGTGAATTGAAAAATAAAAAAGTGGCATTAGTTTTAGGGAATGAAGGACAAGGTATTGGTCAAGAAGTTATAAAACAATGTGATAAAAATTATATTTTAAATACAACAAAAGATGTTGAAAGTTTGAACGTTGCAATTGCAGGTTCAATCATTATGCATAACATTTTTAATTAA
- a CDS encoding LemA family protein yields the protein MMITPEQKYNNINNLANTKPKKSFLGALIWYISFIIIIPLIAHVSNVNRLRRLNTKVSEAESGIDVQLKKRRDTLIKLIDSVKSGIKFEKETLTTLTAMRTGVGLDEMQKNASMLNKVAKDVSIQLENYPDLKSTALVADLMAQTGKIEDDISASRRIYNSNVSIFNQEINIYPKNIAAGQLGYVFKSFFEITEEERADVEISF from the coding sequence ATGATGATAACACCAGAACAAAAATATAACAATATTAATAACCTTGCAAATACAAAACCAAAAAAATCTTTTTTAGGAGCTTTAATTTGATATATATCATTTATTATTATAATTCCTCTTATTGCTCACGTATCAAACGTCAATAGATTAAGAAGACTAAATACAAAAGTTAGTGAAGCTGAATCTGGAATTGATGTTCAATTGAAAAAAAGAAGAGATACTTTGATTAAGTTAATTGATTCTGTAAAAAGTGGAATTAAATTTGAAAAAGAAACTTTAACAACACTTACAGCAATGAGAACTGGAGTAGGTCTTGATGAAATGCAAAAAAATGCAAGCATGTTAAACAAGGTTGCAAAAGATGTTTCTATTCAATTAGAAAACTACCCAGATTTAAAATCAACAGCATTAGTTGCAGATTTAATGGCTCAAACAGGAAAAATTGAAGATGATATTTCTGCTTCAAGAAGAATTTACAACTCAAATGTAAGTATTTTTAACCAGGAAATTAATATTTATCCAAAAAATATTGCTGCAGGGCAACTTGGATATGTGTTTAAATCATTCTTTGAAATAACTGAAGAAGAAAGAGCAGACGTAGAAATCTCATTCTAG
- the sufB gene encoding Fe-S cluster assembly protein SufB: MKKLKQEKEIKEISDYKYGFNEGELSTLKVERGLNEEIIRQISKIKEEPEWMLEYRLKSFKEFESKPQPNFGPDLNFLNFQDYYYYTRGTDGIVDSWDDLPDNIKKTYDRLGIPEAEKNFFAGINAQWDATPVYENMKTSISEQGVIFTNCDTALKEYPELFKKYFGKLVPPGDNKYAALNSAVWSGGTFIYVPKGVKVEMPLQAYFRINYQESGQFERTLIIVEDDAELHYVEGCTAPVYSKHNLHAAIVEIFVGKRSHVRYTTVQNWSDNVLNLVTKRSIVEEDGRMEWIDGNIGSKINMKYPSCILKGDRAQGDTISIAVAKKGVYQDAGSKMIHLGKETKSKIISKSITFQGGTANYRGLAYIGPDAKYSKARVECDTLILDNQSHSDTIPQNKVHNNESQIEHEATVSKVSEEQLFYLMSRGIDEQQALELIVMGFLEPFTKELPLEYAVELNQLIKMDMEGSVG, translated from the coding sequence ATGAAAAAACTTAAACAAGAAAAAGAAATAAAAGAAATTAGTGATTATAAATATGGTTTCAATGAAGGAGAACTTTCAACTTTAAAAGTTGAAAGAGGTCTAAATGAAGAAATTATTAGACAAATTTCTAAAATAAAAGAAGAACCAGAATGAATGTTAGAATACAGATTGAAGTCATTTAAAGAATTTGAAAGTAAACCTCAACCTAATTTCGGTCCTGATTTGAACTTTTTAAATTTTCAAGATTACTATTATTACACCAGAGGTACTGATGGAATCGTTGATTCTTGAGATGATTTACCAGATAATATCAAAAAAACTTATGATAGACTCGGTATTCCAGAAGCTGAAAAAAACTTTTTTGCAGGGATTAATGCACAGTGAGATGCAACTCCAGTTTATGAAAATATGAAAACAAGTATTTCAGAACAAGGTGTTATCTTTACAAACTGTGATACAGCTTTAAAAGAATACCCTGAATTATTTAAAAAGTATTTTGGAAAACTTGTGCCTCCTGGAGATAATAAATATGCAGCTTTAAATAGTGCGGTTTGATCAGGGGGAACATTTATTTATGTTCCAAAAGGAGTTAAAGTTGAAATGCCTTTACAAGCATATTTCAGAATTAACTATCAAGAGTCTGGTCAATTTGAAAGAACTCTAATCATAGTTGAAGATGATGCAGAATTGCATTATGTTGAAGGATGTACTGCACCAGTTTATTCAAAACACAATCTTCATGCAGCAATAGTTGAAATTTTTGTTGGAAAAAGAAGTCATGTTAGATACACTACAGTTCAAAACTGAAGTGATAACGTTTTAAATCTTGTAACAAAAAGAAGTATTGTTGAAGAAGATGGAAGAATGGAATGAATTGATGGAAATATTGGTTCAAAAATAAATATGAAATACCCTTCATGTATCTTGAAGGGTGATAGAGCTCAAGGTGACACTATTTCGATAGCTGTTGCTAAAAAAGGTGTTTATCAAGATGCTGGAAGTAAAATGATTCACCTTGGAAAAGAGACAAAATCAAAAATTATTTCAAAATCAATTACTTTCCAAGGCGGTACTGCAAACTATAGAGGTCTTGCATATATTGGACCTGATGCAAAATATTCTAAAGCAAGAGTTGAATGCGATACTTTGATTTTAGATAATCAATCACATTCAGACACTATACCTCAAAATAAGGTTCACAATAATGAATCACAAATAGAACATGAAGCTACCGTTTCAAAAGTTAGTGAAGAACAATTATTCTATTTAATGAGTAGGGGAATTGATGAACAGCAAGCATTGGAATTAATTGTAATGGGGTTCTTAGAACCATTTACAAAAGAATTACCATTGGAATATGCTGTTGAGTTAAACCAACTTATTAAAATGGATATGGAAGGTTCTGTAGGATAA
- a CDS encoding NifU family protein, whose protein sequence is MEQKTLEEKVKGIIEQLRLYVTQDGGDMEFIAIKNRLVFIRLKGNCVGCGLTDYTYKDGIESILLEEFPYDIDGVELVM, encoded by the coding sequence ATGGAACAAAAAACATTAGAAGAAAAAGTTAAAGGAATTATTGAACAATTAAGACTTTATGTAACCCAAGATGGAGGAGATATGGAGTTTATTGCTATTAAAAATCGTTTAGTTTTTATAAGACTAAAAGGAAATTGTGTCGGATGTGGACTTACAGATTACACTTATAAAGATGGAATCGAAAGTATACTTCTTGAAGAATTTCCTTATGATATTGATGGCGTAGAATTGGTAATGTAG
- a CDS encoding NADP-dependent glyceraldehyde-3-phosphate dehydrogenase: MREFKALINNELIDNGQWLEIIDPTTLQPAGRVTALSAQDIDNAYKAARASQKAWEEVELLKRMEYVKSFRNEIEKNKNEIAQIMSEEIAKGLKESLGEVERTIEIIDYTLEEAKRIDPLAMTGEGMGAKNKIGIFSRVAKGVILAISPFNYPINLAVAKIAPALVMGNTVVFKPATAGSLTGAFLGQLALNAKLPKGIFNVVTGRGREIGDIITSNKEIDMISFTGSVGIGNQIRKQGSSTDLVLELGGKDPALVLDDKNLEKYADEIIGGAFGYSGQRCTAIKRVLVSDEIADKLSPLLKARVEKLTVGKPSENANITPVIDLKSADFIQGLIDDAKEKGATILTGDKREQNLMWPTLIDNVTVDMKVAWEEPFGPVLPIIRINSVEEMIKIANESNFGLQASVFCQDISTAISVAKQIETGTVNINSKSQRGPDCFPFLGIKDSGEGVQGIREALLSMTRYKGLVINY, from the coding sequence ATGAGAGAATTTAAAGCACTTATTAATAATGAACTTATTGATAACGGTCAATGATTAGAAATCATAGACCCAACAACTTTACAACCTGCTGGAAGAGTTACTGCTCTATCTGCACAAGATATAGATAACGCTTACAAAGCTGCTAGAGCTTCTCAAAAAGCTTGAGAAGAAGTTGAGTTGTTAAAAAGAATGGAATATGTTAAAAGTTTTAGAAATGAAATTGAGAAAAATAAAAATGAAATAGCTCAAATCATGTCTGAAGAAATTGCAAAAGGTTTAAAAGAATCTTTAGGTGAAGTTGAAAGAACTATTGAAATAATCGACTATACACTAGAAGAAGCTAAAAGAATCGACCCATTAGCAATGACAGGTGAAGGAATGGGAGCCAAAAATAAAATTGGTATTTTTTCAAGAGTTGCTAAGGGAGTGATTCTTGCAATCTCACCTTTTAATTACCCAATCAATTTAGCTGTTGCAAAAATTGCACCAGCACTTGTAATGGGAAATACTGTAGTATTTAAACCTGCAACAGCAGGTAGTTTAACTGGAGCATTTTTAGGTCAATTGGCATTAAATGCAAAATTACCAAAAGGAATTTTTAATGTTGTAACTGGAAGAGGAAGAGAAATCGGAGATATCATCACTTCTAACAAAGAAATTGATATGATTTCATTTACTGGAAGTGTAGGAATTGGTAATCAAATTAGAAAACAAGGAAGTTCAACTGATCTTGTTCTTGAATTAGGTGGAAAAGACCCCGCTTTAGTATTAGACGATAAAAATCTTGAAAAATATGCTGACGAAATTATTGGTGGAGCATTTGGTTATTCAGGACAAAGATGTACTGCTATTAAAAGAGTTTTGGTTTCTGATGAAATAGCAGATAAATTATCACCACTTCTAAAAGCTAGAGTTGAAAAATTAACTGTAGGTAAACCAAGTGAAAATGCAAACATTACACCAGTTATTGATTTAAAATCAGCTGATTTTATTCAAGGATTAATAGATGATGCTAAAGAAAAAGGAGCAACTATTTTAACTGGTGATAAAAGAGAACAAAACTTAATGTGACCAACATTAATTGATAATGTAACTGTTGATATGAAAGTTGCTTGAGAAGAACCTTTTGGACCTGTATTGCCAATTATAAGAATCAACAGTGTTGAAGAAATGATCAAAATTGCCAATGAATCAAACTTTGGTTTACAAGCAAGTGTGTTCTGTCAAGATATTTCAACTGCAATATCTGTTGCAAAACAAATTGAAACAGGAACTGTAAATATCAATTCTAAATCACAACGTGGACCAGATTGTTTCCCATTCTTAGGGATTAAAGATTCTGGTGAAGGTGTGCAAGGTATTCGCGAAGCATTACTAAGCATGACAAGATACAAAGGTTTAGTGATAAATTACTAG
- a CDS encoding aminotransferase class V-fold PLP-dependent enzyme produces MAYKHYFNYFKFNDDEVYFDAAATAIKPKEVIEAQLEYDQKIAANSHNTLFNNAYRANVILSDTRKMCANFIGAKNENEIIFTSGTTHSLNQIAFGMREMLTKDDEVVLTDLEHSSNLLPWMVLSEKIGFKIKYLPLKLSGEIDLEKIKEVVNKKTKVVSFASVSNTMGAQNDVKKITQVIKNIHSEIIVVVDAAQSVAHEPTNVDDWNIDFLAFSGHKMFAPFGIGILWGRKELLEKMEPIFYGGGNNSSIEHDSYTLAKIPYKFEAGTLNMSAIYGLKKAFIFIGKIGIGKIKIYEAMLKKHFIKKIAKLDQEKFTFYNLENESPIILFNVNGVNAQDFGVFLNKKYNISVRVGKHCARLSNNVIDTQTTIRASFSIFNSKSDIDRLVEALKHSDNWMETLI; encoded by the coding sequence ATGGCGTACAAACATTATTTTAACTATTTTAAGTTTAATGATGATGAAGTATATTTTGATGCAGCGGCAACCGCTATTAAACCAAAAGAGGTAATAGAAGCGCAATTAGAATACGACCAAAAAATAGCTGCAAATTCACACAATACATTATTTAATAATGCATATCGTGCAAATGTAATTTTGTCAGATACAAGAAAAATGTGTGCAAATTTTATTGGTGCTAAAAACGAAAATGAAATTATTTTCACAAGTGGTACCACACACTCTCTAAATCAAATTGCATTTGGAATGAGAGAAATGTTAACAAAAGATGATGAAGTAGTTCTAACTGATTTAGAACACTCATCAAACCTACTTCCATGAATGGTTTTATCTGAAAAAATTGGATTTAAAATTAAATATCTACCACTTAAACTAAGTGGAGAAATTGATTTAGAAAAAATTAAAGAAGTAGTTAATAAAAAAACTAAAGTAGTTTCTTTTGCAAGTGTTTCAAATACAATGGGAGCACAAAATGATGTAAAGAAAATTACACAAGTAATAAAAAATATACATAGTGAAATAATTGTTGTTGTAGATGCAGCACAATCTGTTGCACATGAACCAACAAATGTAGATGACTGGAATATTGATTTTTTAGCATTTTCAGGTCATAAAATGTTTGCTCCATTTGGTATTGGTATTTTATGAGGGAGAAAAGAATTATTAGAAAAAATGGAACCTATCTTTTACGGTGGGGGAAATAATTCTTCAATAGAACACGATTCATATACTCTTGCAAAAATACCATATAAATTTGAAGCAGGAACTTTAAATATGAGTGCAATTTATGGATTAAAAAAAGCTTTTATTTTTATTGGAAAAATTGGGATTGGAAAAATTAAAATCTATGAAGCAATGTTAAAAAAACACTTTATCAAGAAAATTGCTAAGTTAGATCAAGAAAAATTCACGTTCTATAACCTAGAAAATGAAAGTCCAATTATCTTATTTAATGTAAATGGGGTAAATGCACAAGATTTTGGAGTGTTTTTAAATAAAAAATACAACATTTCAGTTAGAGTAGGAAAACATTGTGCAAGACTTTCAAACAATGTAATTGATACTCAAACAACAATTAGAGCAAGTTTTTCTATCTTTAACTCAAAATCAGATATAGATAGATTGGTTGAAGCTTTAAAACACAGTGATAACTGAATGGAAACTTTAATATAA
- a CDS encoding dUTP diphosphatase — MLSTNNLKYLSEKQEQLDKYIIENKNFKELEVFDKKIVALYVEVCEFINEERSFKFWSNKKASERNVLLEEYIDGIHFLISLGNNIKFDYESYKFEDDNCEITQNYLNCLSAIAIFEKTRDSKSFTNLANSFFSIASTLSFGEEEIIDAYNIKNKTNFERQDNNY; from the coding sequence ATGCTAAGTACAAATAATTTAAAATATCTATCTGAAAAACAAGAACAATTAGATAAATACATAATTGAAAACAAGAATTTCAAGGAACTTGAAGTTTTTGATAAGAAAATTGTAGCTCTTTATGTTGAAGTTTGTGAATTTATTAATGAAGAGAGATCGTTTAAGTTTTGATCAAATAAAAAAGCTAGTGAAAGAAATGTATTATTAGAAGAATACATCGATGGTATTCACTTTCTGATTTCTCTTGGAAATAACATTAAATTTGATTATGAAAGCTATAAATTTGAAGATGATAATTGCGAAATAACCCAAAATTATTTAAATTGTTTAAGTGCTATAGCAATATTTGAAAAAACAAGAGATAGTAAGTCTTTTACAAATCTTGCCAATTCATTTTTTTCAATAGCATCAACTCTTTCTTTTGGAGAAGAAGAAATTATAGATGCTTATAATATAAAAAATAAGACAAACTTTGAAAGACAAGATAACAATTATTAG
- the sufC gene encoding Fe-S cluster assembly ATPase SufC: MHKIEIKNLHVSIEDKEILKGVNLTVKSGEIHALMGPNGNGKSTLLAAIMGHPKYEITSGEILLDGESILDMTVDQRSKAGIFLAMQNPQTIPGVSNLEFLKYVVNAHNDNSKKLKEIFQEIKEKANGLDFDLNMLKRFVNDGFSGGEKKKNEILQLKLLNPLFSLIDEIDSGLDVDALEVVSKNLNDEELKKQGMIIVSHYDRFFKKVNPTHAHVIIDGKIVKSGGSEIVDKINSEGYSWVKGNE; this comes from the coding sequence ATGCATAAAATAGAAATAAAAAACTTACATGTAAGTATTGAAGATAAAGAAATTTTAAAAGGTGTTAATTTAACTGTAAAATCGGGAGAAATTCACGCCTTAATGGGACCAAACGGGAATGGTAAATCAACTTTGCTAGCAGCAATAATGGGTCACCCAAAATATGAAATAACAAGCGGGGAAATCTTGTTAGATGGGGAAAGCATTTTGGATATGACAGTGGATCAAAGAAGTAAAGCTGGAATATTTCTAGCTATGCAAAATCCGCAAACTATTCCAGGAGTTTCAAACCTAGAATTCTTAAAATATGTTGTTAACGCCCATAACGATAACAGCAAAAAATTGAAAGAAATTTTTCAAGAAATTAAAGAGAAAGCTAATGGTTTAGATTTCGATCTAAATATGTTAAAAAGATTTGTGAATGATGGATTTTCTGGTGGGGAAAAAAAGAAAAACGAAATATTACAATTAAAACTTTTAAATCCACTATTTAGCCTGATTGATGAAATAGATTCAGGATTAGATGTTGATGCACTTGAAGTTGTATCAAAAAACTTAAATGATGAAGAACTTAAAAAACAAGGGATGATAATTGTTTCACACTACGATCGTTTCTTTAAAAAAGTAAATCCAACTCATGCTCACGTTATTATCGATGGAAAAATCGTAAAAAGCGGGGGTTCTGAAATTGTTGATAAAATAAATTCAGAAGGTTATTCTTGAGTTAAGGGGAATGAATAA